Proteins encoded in a region of the Trypanosoma brucei gambiense DAL972 chromosome 6, complete sequence genome:
- a CDS encoding mitogen-activated protein kinase, putative, which translates to MLTHVSSPDADGRVTYTFNTQWKVEVPRRYEVNNVVGRGAYGIVCSAIDTETGDKVAIKKIGNVFADVVDGKRTLREVKLLRFLKHPNIISMRDVFRPVSEDFSDVYVVTELMSSDLQTVVKSPNVQLMSIHCQYLTYQLLCALQYMHSADIIHRDLKPANILTDSDCVVKVCDFGLARGVGVNVTSYVVTRWYRPPELLLVGDDCDGAVDMWGVACLVAEIVLRCPLFPGRDYIHQLNLLVDALGLPQIEQDLQHIRSPEALAYLRSLPKRKPLGLEGVHPTLKQAYLTAFSYGTEDDYEMEGTTTHGNAKDGGSAASEADIAAAAEKEYALFKDFILKLLLYNPKERMTAAEAVTHPWLRDIRKKCEDEGLEIQPSNRFHWNFDSAEFIEPVLRAVMKAEIADFSASRR; encoded by the coding sequence ATGTTGACGCATGTGTCCAGTCCCGATGCAGACGGTCGAGTGACGTACACTTTTAATACCCAGTGGAAGGTGGAGGTACCACGGCGTTATGAAGTGAATAATGTCGTTGGCCGCGGTGCATATGGAATTGTATGTAGTGCCATTGACACGGAAACGGGCGATAAGGTTGCTATTAAGAAAATTGGCAACGTGTTTGCGGATGTTGTGGATGGGAAACGTACGCTGCGTGAGGTGAAGCTTTTGAGATTCCTGAAGCATCCGAATATCATTTCAATGAGGGATGTCTTTCGCCCAGTGAGTGAGGACTTTTCTGATGTTTATGTGGTAACAGAGCTCATGTCATCGGATTTGCAAACGGTGGTTAAATCCCCTAACGTACAATTGATGAGTATTCATTGTCAATATTTGACGTATCAGCTGTTGTGTGCGCTACAGTACATGCACAGCGCGGACATTATTCACCGTGATTTGAAACCAGCGAATATATTGACAGACTCGGATTGTGTTGTGAAGGTGTGCGACTTCGGGCTGGCGCGAGGTGTCGGTGTAAATGTGACATCGTACGTCGTTACGCGGTGGTACCGGCCGCCTGAACTGCTTTTGGTTGGTGATGACTGTGATGGAGCGGTAGACATGTGGGGCGTAGCATGTCTTGTAGCGGAAATTGTATTGCGGTGTCCTCTTTTTCCAGGTCGGGATTACATCCACCAACTAAACCTTTTAGTGGATGCGTTGGGTTTGCCACAAATTGAGCAGGACTTGCAGCACATACGCTCACCTGAAGCGTTGGCTTATTTGCGTTCATTACCCAAGAGGAAACCATTAGGACTGGAGGGCGTTCATCCAACACTGAAACAGGCGTACTTAACTGCATTTAGTTACGGAACGGAAGATGATTATGAAATGGAAGGTACAACAACTCATGGTAATGCGAAGGATGGCGGCAGTGCTGCTTCCGAAGCGGATATTGCCGCGGCTGCTGAAAAGGAGTATGCGTTATTTAAAGATTTTATCCTcaagttgttgttgtacaACCCAAAGGAACGCATGACGGCGGCGGAGGCTGTGACGCACCCTTGGTTGCGAGATATACGGAAGAAATGTGAGGATGAGGGTTTAGAGATACAACCAAGCAATCGATTTCACTGGAATTTCGATAGTGCTGAGTTCATTGAACCTGTGCTTCGGGCAGTGATGAAAGCAGAGATTGCAGATTTCAGTGCTTCGAGACGGTAA